The following are from one region of the Ignavibacteriota bacterium genome:
- the rfbA gene encoding glucose-1-phosphate thymidylyltransferase RfbA, translating into MKKNIKGIILAGGSGSRLYPITKVYSKQLALIYDKPLIYYPLSILMLGGIKDVLIISNKETIPLYQQLFGDGSNIGMKFEYVIQPEPKGIAQAFILGEKFIGNDMSCLILGDNIFYGKLEFFYKALQSEKGATVFGYKVNDPERYGIVDFDQNGKVLSIEEKPSKPKSHYAVPGLYIYDNRVIDISKNLKPSARGELEITDVNKAYLELGELRVEKIGRGVAWLDTGTPEALLAASNFFGVIEDRQGLKVACIEEIAFHRGFIDKKQFGKLIGEIPNSLYKEYLEKVLAEN; encoded by the coding sequence ATGAAAAAAAATATAAAAGGAATAATTCTTGCCGGTGGTTCGGGTTCGCGACTTTATCCAATTACAAAAGTTTACAGCAAGCAGCTTGCACTGATTTATGATAAGCCGCTTATTTATTATCCGCTTTCAATATTAATGCTTGGTGGAATAAAAGATGTTCTTATCATTTCTAACAAAGAAACAATTCCATTGTATCAACAGCTTTTTGGTGATGGATCAAATATCGGGATGAAATTCGAATACGTTATTCAGCCGGAACCAAAAGGAATTGCACAAGCATTTATTCTCGGCGAAAAATTTATTGGCAATGATATGTCTTGTTTAATTCTTGGTGACAATATTTTTTATGGAAAGCTTGAGTTTTTCTACAAAGCACTTCAATCTGAAAAAGGTGCAACGGTATTCGGTTATAAAGTAAACGATCCGGAGAGATATGGAATTGTAGATTTTGACCAAAACGGAAAAGTATTATCGATCGAAGAAAAACCTTCAAAGCCAAAATCTCATTACGCTGTTCCGGGATTATATATTTATGATAATCGTGTAATTGATATTTCTAAAAATTTAAAACCTTCAGCAAGAGGCGAATTAGAAATCACAGATGTTAATAAAGCGTATTTAGAATTGGGTGAACTTCGTGTTGAAAAAATTGGAAGAGGTGTTGCGTGGCTCGATACCGGAACGCCTGAAGCTTTGCTTGCTGCTTCAAACTTCTTTGGAGTAATTGAGGACAGACAGGGATTAAAAGTTGCCTGTATTGAGGAGATTGCATTTCATCGCGGCTTCATTGATAAGAAACAATTTGGAAAATTGATTGGTGAAATACCGAATTCGCTTTACAAAGAATATCTTGAAAAAGTTTTAGCAGAGAATTAA
- a CDS encoding DegT/DnrJ/EryC1/StrS family aminotransferase — MKVPLLDLKPQYQSLKKELDDAILRVAESQHFILGPEVEKMEKEFCEYLHCKHAIGVSSGTDALLLALMAIDIKPGDEVIVPTYSFFATAGVVSRLNAIPVFTDIDPVTFNINPDDFKKKITSKTKAVIPVHLYGQSAEMNAIMKIAKEKNIIVIEDAAQAIGTQYKDVRMDSFGGKCVGTIGDIGCFSFFPSKNLGGYGDGGLVTTNNDDLAYMLRIKRVHGGEQKYYHKVIGGNFRIDALQAAVLRVKLPHLDKWSEKRRANAEYYNELFIKAGLSEGPGRIKFDEKNKVLLPKAVYKNISGLKNYHIYNQYIIRVQNRDEMKKFLTENEIGNEIYYPVPFHLQECFANLNHKAGDFPEAENASNTSLAIPIYPELTKDQQEFVVQKIKEFTQSK; from the coding sequence ATGAAGGTACCTTTGCTCGATTTAAAACCCCAATATCAATCACTTAAAAAAGAACTTGATGATGCAATCCTTCGTGTTGCAGAATCACAACATTTTATTCTCGGACCAGAAGTTGAAAAGATGGAAAAAGAATTTTGTGAATATCTCCATTGCAAACATGCAATCGGTGTTTCTTCAGGAACAGATGCACTTCTACTTGCATTAATGGCTATTGATATAAAACCCGGCGATGAAGTAATTGTACCAACTTATTCATTTTTTGCAACCGCTGGAGTTGTTTCAAGATTAAATGCTATACCGGTATTTACTGATATTGATCCCGTCACATTCAATATAAATCCAGATGATTTTAAGAAAAAAATAACGTCAAAAACTAAAGCTGTAATTCCGGTTCATTTGTATGGACAAAGTGCTGAGATGAATGCAATAATGAAAATAGCCAAAGAGAAAAATATTATTGTTATCGAAGATGCAGCACAAGCAATTGGTACGCAATATAAAGATGTCCGAATGGACTCCTTTGGAGGAAAATGTGTTGGAACAATTGGTGACATTGGTTGTTTCTCTTTTTTCCCCAGTAAAAATCTTGGAGGTTATGGTGATGGTGGACTTGTTACAACAAATAATGATGATCTTGCTTATATGCTACGGATAAAAAGAGTTCATGGCGGTGAACAAAAATATTATCATAAAGTTATCGGTGGAAATTTCAGGATTGATGCACTTCAAGCAGCGGTGTTGAGAGTAAAACTTCCTCATCTGGATAAGTGGTCTGAAAAAAGAAGAGCTAATGCTGAATATTACAACGAACTTTTTATTAAAGCCGGTTTATCTGAAGGTCCGGGCAGAATAAAATTTGATGAAAAGAATAAAGTACTTCTTCCAAAAGCCGTTTATAAAAATATTTCTGGTTTGAAGAACTATCACATTTACAATCAGTATATAATCAGAGTTCAAAACAGAGACGAAATGAAAAAATTCTTAACAGAAAATGAAATTGGAAATGAAATTTATTATCCGGTTCCATTTCATTTGCAGGAATGTTTTGCAAACCTGAATCATAAAGCCGGAGATTTTCCTGAGGCAGAAAATGCAAGCAATACATCTCTTGCAATTCCTATCTATCCGGAGCTTACAAAGGATCAGCAGGAATTTGTTGTTCAGAAAATAAAAGAATTCACTCAAAGCAAATGA
- the rfbC gene encoding dTDP-4-dehydrorhamnose 3,5-epimerase has product MKITRTDIPGILIIEPDVFKDDRGYFFESFSKNRYKEIGLPEEFVQDNISKSKIGTVRGLHYQVGEKAQGKLCQVIEGEALDVAVDIRFNSPTFGKYFSLILDSEKKLQLWIPQGFAHGFSVLSEEAIFSYKCTNYYSKPDERTIIFNDQDLNIDWKVEQPIVSEKDLRAKNFKAIEKDFIYEKSNTTK; this is encoded by the coding sequence TTGAAAATTACCAGGACAGATATTCCCGGCATTTTAATTATTGAGCCGGATGTTTTTAAAGATGACCGCGGATATTTTTTTGAATCCTTCAGCAAAAATCGTTATAAAGAAATTGGATTACCCGAAGAATTTGTCCAGGATAATATTTCAAAATCGAAAATCGGAACAGTAAGAGGACTTCATTATCAAGTCGGGGAAAAAGCTCAGGGAAAACTTTGCCAGGTAATTGAAGGTGAAGCTCTGGATGTTGCCGTTGATATTCGATTTAACTCACCAACGTTCGGCAAATATTTTTCGTTGATACTGGATTCAGAAAAAAAATTGCAGCTTTGGATTCCACAAGGATTTGCTCACGGCTTTTCTGTTCTATCCGAAGAAGCTATCTTTTCATATAAATGCACTAACTATTACAGCAAACCCGATGAAAGAACAATTATTTTTAATGATCAGGATTTGAATATTGATTGGAAGGTAGAACAACCAATTGTTTCCGAAAAGGATTTAAGAGCAAAAAATTTTAAAGCGATTGAAAAAGATTTTATTTATGAAAAGAGTAATACAACCAAATGA